In Streptomyces sp. NBC_00341, the DNA window AGGGCGGACAGCGCCCATGATCCCTCGGCGGGGCAGGAGGCGAACTGCCACTGCTCGAAGAGCTTCCAGGCGAACTCGGTCAGAGAGGCGGGATCCGCCGTCCGCACGACATCGTCGAGCCCCGGATACACCTCGCCCGGCCTGGACATCGCCAGCATGGTCAGGACATGGCACACCGACTCCTGCGGCAGTGCTCCGCCGGAGCGGACGGCGATCGGCGGCAGCCGTGCGGGATCCGCCCAGCCCGGCAGGGCCGGCACGGCGACGGGCAGCGCCCGCTCCAGCGGATCGGCGGCCAGCAGCTCCGCCACCGCTTCCACCGCCAGGTCCCCGTGGCGTTCGGCGGCACCGTGCACGACGGCGTCGCCGTGCACCGCGGCGATCCGGAAGAGGGCCCTTTCGGCGGCACGCCGGGCCGGGCCGGCCTTCCCCACCGCGTCGGGCACCAGAAGCGGCGCAGCCGCGACGCCGTGCCGTTCGAACCAGGAACGGGTGAGGGCTCCCGTGGATTTGAGCCGTGCCGCCCAGGCGGCCATGTGCCGGGCGACGGTCACGTCGATGAACGGCAGCAGCAGCGGGGCCAGGGAGCTCGGCTGCCGGGGCACGGTCCGCAGCAGCAACGGCAGGGCGTCGAGCCCGAAGCGGGCGGCGATCGGCTTCAGCGTGTCCGAGCCGTTCCAGAGATCGGTCGGGTCCCAGACGGCGAGCGCCGGAGCGACCAGCTCCTCGGGCCCGTGCGCGTAGACCCACGCGGGCTGCAGGCTCGACGCGTTGAGGCCGTGCTGGAGGGTGGCGATCGTCTCCTCCCAGTCGTCGTCGCCGTCGAGCTGCCGCCGGTTGTACCAGGTCGTGGCCGCCGCCCACTGCTCCCGCTCACCGGGCAGCCATACCACCGCGGGCTCGGAGGCCGCCGTCAGGCCGGTCACCGCGGAACGCTTCGCCTTGCTCAGGGGCCGGGTCCACGGCGGCGCCGTCAGCACGGACGGCAGGGTGTCCGCGTCGGAGGCGTCGGCGACCCGGTTCACCGGGTTGAGGAGGGGTTCGACGATCTTCACGAGATCACTGTCGAGTGTCGGCAGTACGGCCTCCACGAGGCTGCGGTGGGCGGCGATGTGCCTCGGCAGCAACAGCTGTGCCGTGCTGTAGGTCCTGTCCGGACGGTCGCGCACATGTGCGGTCAGCAGGCGCAGCGCCCGTACCGGATAGCGGAGCATCGCCTGGGCGAGGGCGGCGTTGACCTGTTTCGTGTACGCCCGGTCGAGCAGCAGAAGGAACGCCTCGTCCGTCGGGACCTCCACGAGAGCGTTGGCGATCTGCCTCCTGCCGTCCGCGTCGGTGTAGGTGTTCTTCAGCCATTCGGCCAGTAGCGGGACGACGGCCGTGCCGATGCCCTCGGCCATCGTCGCGATCCGGGCCAGGCTCTGGCAGAGGCCCGGCAGGGGCGGGAACGCCGCAGCCTGCTCGGCGGAGTTGAGCGTGCAGTACACCAGGGACAGCAGGCCGTAGTCCTGTCCGGCGATCACTTCCGGATCGGTGCAGAGAGCGGCGACCCAGTCGGTCTCGCTCGGCGCCAGATAGGCGGTGGCGATCCTGCGGTGGGCGTCGGTTCGGCACCGGGTGAGCCCCTCGACCGTCGCGCGGTAGGTCTCCTCGTCCGTGGCGGCGAGCAGCGCGCGGACCCGGTCGGCTTCCGGGAACTGCGCGTTCGCCCAGTAGATGTAGTGAGGCCGGGGCAGCGCCTCCAGCCAGGGGCCGGAGCGCACTTGTCCACCCCGTTCCCAACGCGCCCGGACCATGAACAGCTCCACCGTGGCGCGGGCCGCGAACGGCAGGCCGTGGTCCCGCACCCAGCTGTCCACCCACGTCGCGGCAGTCGGCGAGGCGGGGCGGACGATGGAGGCCAGCCCCGCCGCCCCGGCCGGTGAGGGACAGCCCGCGAGGTGGTGCCGCACCTGGTCGACGAGTGCGGGATCGCTGCGGGGCGAGTCCAGGAATTCCTGGGTCAGGGCCATCTCTTCGGCCGTCCGGGCCGAGAGAGCGTCCAGGGCCTTTCGCTGCGGCCGGGCGGGGGTGCGGGCCACTCCGCCCCGGCGGGGATGGAGCAGCCGCTGCCAGCCGGCCGGCAGCACGAACGTGTCCTCGTCGGGCAGCGCCCGGGGCTGCCCGGTCAGGACACCGGCCCCGGAGGTGCTCGCCTCCGCAGCGGGACCGTCACCTGAGGGCGCCGCGGCCCCCACCTCCCGGTACCCCTTGCGTTCCTTCTCCGCCACCGACTTGGCCACCTGCGCGTCCGCCGCCCGCGCGGACGCGTACTCCTTCGTCTGCGTACGCCCGTCGCTCCCGCAGCGCCCGTGGCGCACCGTCACCACGGCCCCGTCCGCGCCGGTCTCCCAGAACTTCGACGCACTGCCCTCGACGTACTCCCAGCGACGCACAGGCCCGCCCCCTTCACATCCGGTCGACCCCTACTGCCACGGGTTTCTCGTTCAGTGGTTCCACAGTAGAGCCGGCCACTGACAACGCAGCGTGACCAGAGCCCCGGAGCGGGTGAAAGGGCGAGGCCGCCCTCCCGTACGCGGGCACCGGCGCCAGGCCGGGGCGTGAGCGGTGTGCTCCAGGTACGACTGGACAGCCCGAAGGGCCGGATCGTGGATGTGCGAGTACGCGGGTGGGGGGCGTCGCATCGTCGATGCGACGCCCCCCACCCTTGTCCCCGTCGGTCAGGGGGCGGAGGAGACCCGCGGGCCGCCCGCGGACGTCCACGAGGGCGTCACCCCGGTCACCTGGCAGACCATCAGGTAGAGCGGGATGGGCGGCGTGTAGGGCGTGCGGCTGTCGGGCTGATGGATCAGCCGGGGCCGCACCGCCGGGACGTAGGCGCCGCGCGCGTACGCCGCCTGATCGGGCCAGTCCAGTTCGAGATCGGAGCCCGACGGGACGATCCACCACCAGCGCTCCCCGTCGTCGAAGACACAGCCGGTACGCGGCAGATGAGACATCAGCCGGAAGCCGTACCGCGCCGGCACCCCCACCGCGTCGCAGCCCAGGGTCGCCGTGAGGGCCGAGGGGAGCGGGAGCTGCACCCGTCCGCCACCGGGGCGGCCCGGCTCACGGGGGCGACGGGTGCCCAGGAGATGGGACATGGCGTTCTTCAGCATGAGTGCTCCGAGCCGTGCGGCAGTTCTGCCCAGACGATGCGGCCCGAGCCGTCCCCCGCGTCGCGGGACCCCCAGGCGCTGCACATCGCGTCCACGAGCAGCAGGCCGCGTCCGTGCTCGTCGTCGGCGTTGCGGCACAACCGAGGTCCGCCGGGCTGGTGTCCTTGGTCCTGTACGGCTATGCGCAGCCGGTGGTCGAGGCAGCGCAGCTCGCACACGACGCGAGAGCTGGAGGTGTGCACCACCGCGTTGGTCACCAGCTCGGACACGATGAGGATCGCCGCGTCGTGGGCGTCGTCGTCCAGCCGCCACTCGTCCAGCCGGGCCCGTGTGAGCCGACGGGCACCGGCCACCGACTCCGGGTGCGCGGGCAGCGCGAAGCAGTACCGGAGCGCTTCCGTCCCGGGACTGAGGTCGACGAGCCGGGAGATGAGCGCACTGCCAGGTGCCACGACCGAATCCTCACAGTGGGGGCTGTGTCACGCTTCGCGATCTTGATGAAAAGAGGTGAACGCGACTAGTGAACTGGTTCACTCACCAACTGTCCCCCTGTCGCGAACACTTGGCAAGAGGCACTCTGAAATTTCCAGAGTGGCTGTGTCTTTGATGGCACGCGCATGGCACACTGCTCGCAAACAGCGCATGGGGAGGTCTGAAGTGAGTGAACCGCGGTCCGCCCCGACCGTGGGTCAGGTCGTTCTCGGCAAGCGCCTGCAGGATCTGCGGGAACGTGTCGGCCTGAGCCGTGACCAGGCTGCCAAGGTGCTGCGTGTCGCGCCCGCGACGATACGCAGGCTGGAGACGGCCGAGGTCGCCCTCAAGATCGCCTATGTGCAACTCCTCCTGAAGGCCTACGGGATCTCCGAGGAGGAGGCCGACGCCTTCGTCGTCCTCGCGGAGGAGGCCAACAAGCCGGGCTGGTGGCAGCGTTTCCACGACGTGCTGCCCGACTGGTTCAGCATGTACGTCAGCCTGGAGGGCGCGGCGAGCCTGCTGCGCATGTACGAACCGCACTTCGTCCCTGGGCTGCTGCAGACCGAGGACTACGCGCGCTCGGTGATGCGCACCGGGGCCGTCGGCCAGACCCGGCCGGAGGACATCGAGCGCCATGTGGCGCTGCGGATGGAGCGCCAGTCCCTGCTCACCCGGCCGGATGCCCCGCGGCTGTGGGTCGTGATGGACGAGACGGTGCTCCGCCGCCCGGTGGGCGCCCCGGAGACCATGCGCGCCCAGGTCGACCAGCTGCTCGAAGCGACCTCGATGCCCAACGTGACCGTCCAGATCGCCGAGTTCTCCACCGGCCATCACCCGGGCACCTACGGACCCTTCGTGCTCTTCCGGTTCGCCGTCCCCGAGCTCCCCGACATGGTCTACAGCGAGTACCTGACCGGGGCCGTCTACTTCGACGCCCGCCCCGAGGTGGCCTCCTACCTGGAGGTCATGGACCGAATGGCGGCCCAGGCCGCGACTGCACAACGCACGAAGGAAATCCTCCGGGGCTTCCGCAAGGAGCTGTGATGACACCCATATACAACGGCATGCCGGCCGCCGAACTCGGCTCCGAGGGCTGGTACAAGCCGTGGAGCGGGGGCAACGGCGGCAACTGTGTCGAGGCGATGAAGCTGTCCGACGGAAGAATCGCCATGCGCCAGTCCGCGGACCCGGACGGCCCCGCCCTGATCTACACCCACCGCGAGATCGCCGCCTTCATCCAGGGAGCCAAGGCCGGCCAGGCGGACTTCCTGCTGACGTGAGGTGACGTGAGGTGACGTGACGGAGAGCGGTCCGGTTGCCGGCCCGGTGCCGTCGCAGGCCACAATGGATCCATGTCCCGACGCACCGCACGCCCCCGGCGCCCGTCCGCCGGTGGCGCCCGTACCGCTCCAGTCGCTGAGATCACCGCGGCATCGCCCTGCCCGTGCGGGCTGCCCGCCGAGTACGGCGCGTGCTGCGGGAGGCTGCACGCCGGGGCCGCCGCGCAGACCTGCGAGGCGCTGATGCGTTCGCGGTACGCGGCCTTCGTCGTCCGGGACGCCGCGTATCTGCTGCGCACCTGGCACCCCGGCACCCGGCCGGACACCCTCGACCTCGATCCGGGGACGCGCTGGGAGCGGCTGGAGATCCTGGGGACGACGGAGGGCAGCGCCTTCCACACCACGGGCACGGTCACCTTCCGGGCGCACTTCAAGGACCACGGCCGCGCCGACTCGCTGTACGAGAAGAGCCGCTTCGTCCGGCACGAGGGCGCCTGGGTCTACGAGTCGGCGGTCTTCGCGGACTGATCGCGGGCGCGCGGGCCGCCGACGTCAGTTGAACACGGACACCCGCGTCCGGTGCAGGGTCGGCCTCTCGTGCTCGTCGACGAGGGCCACGGCCAGATCCGCGTACGAAAGGTGTGCCGTCGGCGAATCGGGCACGTCGTCCCCGCCGGTCCGGTAGCCGCCCGTCCTGATCCCGCCCGCCTCCAGCCGCGCGGGCGGCGTCAGCATCAGCCAGTCCACGGCGCCGCCATGGGTGCGCAACCGGTCGAGGCCCGCCGTGTGCGCGGCGGCGAACGGCCTGATCTCCCTGGGGAAGGCCTCGGGGTCGTCGAGCACCAGGTGCCCGCCGGCCGCCTTCAGGTTGGCGAACAGGCCGACCACCAGCAGTCGTCCCACGCCTGCTTCCGGCAGGCCCCCAATCAGCGCATCGGCCGCTTTGACGTAGAACAGCGGGTCGAGTCCGGCGAAGCCCTGCTCCGGTCCGGAGAAGGGGCTCACGGCGTGGACGACCGAGCCGTGGCCCCGGACGAGCCCGGCGATACCGGCGGCGTCCGTCACGTCGCCCTGCACCAGCCGCACACCGTCGTCCGTCGCGAGCCCGGTGTACTTGTCCGGGTCCCGCACCACCGCGGTGACCCGGTGGCCGCGCGCCCGCGCCTCGGCGGTGACCGCCCGCCCCGCCCGACCGCCCGCACCGAACACGACCACGCTGCTCATGGAACAGCCCCCTTCCGGCGGCGGCGATCGCCACCGAAAATGACGGTATCCACGGGATACTGGTTACTTCAAAGATACCGGGAGGCCCTCACGTCATGGATCACGAGCCGCTCGACCCCGCCATGTTCGATCCCGTGTGCCCGTCGTCACCGATCCCGGTCCGGATCGGTGACAAGTGGACCGCGATGGTGGTGCTCTGCCTCCAGGACGGTGCCCGCAGGTTCAGCGAGCTCCGGGTGCCACTGGCCGCCATCACGCCGAAGGTGCTCACCGCGACTCTGCGGGCGATGGAACGCGACGGCCTGGTCATCCGCACGGCCCACGAGGAGAACCCGCCCAGGGTCGAGTACGAACTGACACCGCTCGGCCGCTCCCTGCTCACTCTGATCGACGCGACCCGGAGCTGGAGCAGGGACCACCTGCCCGCGCTCCTCGAAGCCCGCAGGACGTACGAGGCGTCAGCCCGGCGGGCGCCGTAGTCCGCCCCGCTCTGCTCAGACCGGCGCGCCGGCCGGGGCCGCCGGGGACAGTTCCTGGGTGAGGTCCTCCGCCAGCAGCCGCTTGGCGATGACGTCGACCGCGGCGCGCAGGCGGGCGTCGTCCGGGCGTTCGCCGTCGTGGCCCAGCTGGTCGTTGAGCCAGGCCGCCCAGGCGTTCGTGATGGTCGCGGCCTCCCTGCTCCCCGCCTCCGTGTGGGCGAAGAGGTGGCCGTCCCCGGTGAGGTAGCCCTCCTCGATCATCCGGTCGAAGACGGGCACCAGTACCTCCGGCGGAAGCCGGTGCCGGGCCGCGATCAGCCGGAGCCCGGCGTGGCCGACCATCCGGGTGAACAGCTCGACCTGCATCACCGCCCAGGCCCCCGCCATGTCGAGCCGGGTGTCCGACTCCGCGATGATCCGCCGGGCCGTGTCCGGGTCGACCCGGCGCAGGACCTTGGCCACCGAGAATTCGAGCAGCCGTGCCGAGTCCCCGGTGCTCGGGGAGGCGAAGCCCTCGCCCATGTCGGTCGAGCCGGCCCGCACCGTGTCGCGCAGCTTCACCTCCTTCAGGAAGAGCGCCACGACGAATCCGAGCACCGCGACCGGCACCGTCCACAGGAACACCGTGTGCAGGGTGTCGGCGTACGCCTGGGCCAGCGCCGCCGTCTGCGCGCCGGGCAGTGAGTGGAGGCCCTCCGGGCTCTGCGAGGCCTTCACCAGCGCCGCCGGATCGCCGCCCGCCCGCGCCGCGGCGGCGATCCCGTCCTTGAGGTTGGGGCCCAGCGTGTTGGCGTAGATGGTCCCGAACACCGCGGTGCCGAAGGCGCTGCCGAGCGTACGGAAGAAGGTCACGCCGGAGGTCGCCGTGCCCAGGTCCGAGTAGTCGACGGTGTTCTGCACCGCGATCGTCAGTACCTGCATGGACAGGCCGATGCCGAGACCGAGCACCAGCATGTACAGCGACTCCAGCCACACCCCGCTGTCCGGGCCCATCCGGGAGAGCAGGAACAGGCCGACCGCCATGACCAGCGAACCGATGATCGGGAAGATCCGGTAGCGGCCGGTCTTGCTGACCACGTTGCCGCTGAAGATCGAGGCGACCAGCAGCCCGATGACCATCGGCAGCGTCCGGACGCCCGAGAGGGTCGCGGAGTCCCCGTCCACGTACTGCAGATACGTCGGCAGGAAGATCATCGCGCCGAGCATCGCGAACCCCACGATGAAGCTGAGGATCGAGCAGACCGTGAAGACCGGGTTCGCGAACAGCCGCATCGGCAGCATCGGTTCCTTCGCCCGGAACTCCACGAGGCAGAAGAGCGCGAGCGCGACCACTCCGAGCGCGAACAGCCCGATGATGACGGGGGAGCCCCAGGCGTACTGGTTGCCGCCCCAGCTCGTCGCCAGGATCAGCGAGCTCGCCCCGACCGTGACCATGGCGATGCCCAGGTAGTCGATGACCGGACGCCCGGCGGCCTTCACGGACGGGATGGTGCGGGCTGCGGCGATGACCACCACGATCGCGATCGGCACATTGACGTAGAACGCCCAGCGCCAGGTCAGATGGTCCGTGAAGAGCCCGCCCAGCAGCGGCCCGATGACCGTGGAGACACCGAACACCGCACCGATCGCACCCTGGTACTTGCCCCGGTCGCGCAGCGGGATGACGTCCGCGATCAGCGCCATCGACGTGACCATGAGCCCGCCGGCGCCGATGCCCTGGAGACCGCGCCACACGATCAGCAGCGTCATGTTCGTCGCGAGACCGCACAGGAACGAACCGGTGATGAAGATGATCGCGGACAGCTGGAAGACGATCTTCCGGCCGAACAGGTCGCCGAACTTCCCTACCAGGACCGTCGCCACCGTCTCCGCGAGCAGATAGGCCGTGACCACCCATGACATATGGGCGGCGCCCCCGAGGTCCGAGACGATCGTGGGCAGCGCGGTACCCACGATCGTCTGGTCCAGCGCGGCCAGCAGAATACCCAGCACGATCGTGGCGAAGACGATGTTCCGGCGGCGCGGATCGAGCAGGG includes these proteins:
- a CDS encoding WGR and DUF4132 domain-containing protein gives rise to the protein MRRWEYVEGSASKFWETGADGAVVTVRHGRCGSDGRTQTKEYASARAADAQVAKSVAEKERKGYREVGAAAPSGDGPAAEASTSGAGVLTGQPRALPDEDTFVLPAGWQRLLHPRRGGVARTPARPQRKALDALSARTAEEMALTQEFLDSPRSDPALVDQVRHHLAGCPSPAGAAGLASIVRPASPTAATWVDSWVRDHGLPFAARATVELFMVRARWERGGQVRSGPWLEALPRPHYIYWANAQFPEADRVRALLAATDEETYRATVEGLTRCRTDAHRRIATAYLAPSETDWVAALCTDPEVIAGQDYGLLSLVYCTLNSAEQAAAFPPLPGLCQSLARIATMAEGIGTAVVPLLAEWLKNTYTDADGRRQIANALVEVPTDEAFLLLLDRAYTKQVNAALAQAMLRYPVRALRLLTAHVRDRPDRTYSTAQLLLPRHIAAHRSLVEAVLPTLDSDLVKIVEPLLNPVNRVADASDADTLPSVLTAPPWTRPLSKAKRSAVTGLTAASEPAVVWLPGEREQWAAATTWYNRRQLDGDDDWEETIATLQHGLNASSLQPAWVYAHGPEELVAPALAVWDPTDLWNGSDTLKPIAARFGLDALPLLLRTVPRQPSSLAPLLLPFIDVTVARHMAAWAARLKSTGALTRSWFERHGVAAAPLLVPDAVGKAGPARRAAERALFRIAAVHGDAVVHGAAERHGDLAVEAVAELLAADPLERALPVAVPALPGWADPARLPPIAVRSGGALPQESVCHVLTMLAMSRPGEVYPGLDDVVRTADPASLTEFAWKLFEQWQFASCPAEGSWALSALGLLGDAGTVRRLTPVICYWPVQGDHHRAVEGLDVLAAIGGDAALRHLHDISQRVKSKALKIRATEKIAEVASDLGLTGEQLSDRLVPDLGLDAEGSTVLDYGTRTFTVGFDEQLRPYVVDGVGKLLKGLPTPGSGDDMKSAQATRKRFTALKRDVRTIASDQVCRLETAMVTGRSWSAQEFHDLFVAHPLVWHLVRRLVWLSGTDEGHTAFRVAEDRTFTDAGSGAFTLPEDATVRPAHPLHLGEELTAWSEVFADHGIQQPFAQLGRGVFTLSEAEAGSDRLKRFEGLQVPAGRVLGLLRHGWERGVPQDAGVERWISKRLGDDCCLVIALREVIAAGTVGMDPGQTLETVWLDTRPDDYRESRDHTLRFSGLDAVTVSELLADLTELTEGVAA
- a CDS encoding DUF397 domain-containing protein, giving the protein MTPIYNGMPAAELGSEGWYKPWSGGNGGNCVEAMKLSDGRIAMRQSADPDGPALIYTHREIAAFIQGAKAGQADFLLT
- a CDS encoding ATP-binding protein; protein product: MAPGSALISRLVDLSPGTEALRYCFALPAHPESVAGARRLTRARLDEWRLDDDAHDAAILIVSELVTNAVVHTSSSRVVCELRCLDHRLRIAVQDQGHQPGGPRLCRNADDEHGRGLLLVDAMCSAWGSRDAGDGSGRIVWAELPHGSEHSC
- a CDS encoding NAD(P)-dependent oxidoreductase, which translates into the protein MSSVVVFGAGGRAGRAVTAEARARGHRVTAVVRDPDKYTGLATDDGVRLVQGDVTDAAGIAGLVRGHGSVVHAVSPFSGPEQGFAGLDPLFYVKAADALIGGLPEAGVGRLLVVGLFANLKAAGGHLVLDDPEAFPREIRPFAAAHTAGLDRLRTHGGAVDWLMLTPPARLEAGGIRTGGYRTGGDDVPDSPTAHLSYADLAVALVDEHERPTLHRTRVSVFN
- a CDS encoding YchJ family protein, whose product is MSRRTARPRRPSAGGARTAPVAEITAASPCPCGLPAEYGACCGRLHAGAAAQTCEALMRSRYAAFVVRDAAYLLRTWHPGTRPDTLDLDPGTRWERLEILGTTEGSAFHTTGTVTFRAHFKDHGRADSLYEKSRFVRHEGAWVYESAVFAD
- a CDS encoding helix-turn-helix domain-containing protein, coding for MDHEPLDPAMFDPVCPSSPIPVRIGDKWTAMVVLCLQDGARRFSELRVPLAAITPKVLTATLRAMERDGLVIRTAHEENPPRVEYELTPLGRSLLTLIDATRSWSRDHLPALLEARRTYEASARRAP
- a CDS encoding MDR family MFS transporter, with the translated sequence MTTASETAPAAQSAAAPPLLDPRRRNIVFATIVLGILLAALDQTIVGTALPTIVSDLGGAAHMSWVVTAYLLAETVATVLVGKFGDLFGRKIVFQLSAIIFITGSFLCGLATNMTLLIVWRGLQGIGAGGLMVTSMALIADVIPLRDRGKYQGAIGAVFGVSTVIGPLLGGLFTDHLTWRWAFYVNVPIAIVVVIAAARTIPSVKAAGRPVIDYLGIAMVTVGASSLILATSWGGNQYAWGSPVIIGLFALGVVALALFCLVEFRAKEPMLPMRLFANPVFTVCSILSFIVGFAMLGAMIFLPTYLQYVDGDSATLSGVRTLPMVIGLLVASIFSGNVVSKTGRYRIFPIIGSLVMAVGLFLLSRMGPDSGVWLESLYMLVLGLGIGLSMQVLTIAVQNTVDYSDLGTATSGVTFFRTLGSAFGTAVFGTIYANTLGPNLKDGIAAAARAGGDPAALVKASQSPEGLHSLPGAQTAALAQAYADTLHTVFLWTVPVAVLGFVVALFLKEVKLRDTVRAGSTDMGEGFASPSTGDSARLLEFSVAKVLRRVDPDTARRIIAESDTRLDMAGAWAVMQVELFTRMVGHAGLRLIAARHRLPPEVLVPVFDRMIEEGYLTGDGHLFAHTEAGSREAATITNAWAAWLNDQLGHDGERPDDARLRAAVDVIAKRLLAEDLTQELSPAAPAGAPV
- a CDS encoding helix-turn-helix transcriptional regulator, yielding MSEPRSAPTVGQVVLGKRLQDLRERVGLSRDQAAKVLRVAPATIRRLETAEVALKIAYVQLLLKAYGISEEEADAFVVLAEEANKPGWWQRFHDVLPDWFSMYVSLEGAASLLRMYEPHFVPGLLQTEDYARSVMRTGAVGQTRPEDIERHVALRMERQSLLTRPDAPRLWVVMDETVLRRPVGAPETMRAQVDQLLEATSMPNVTVQIAEFSTGHHPGTYGPFVLFRFAVPELPDMVYSEYLTGAVYFDARPEVASYLEVMDRMAAQAATAQRTKEILRGFRKEL